The following coding sequences lie in one Arachis ipaensis cultivar K30076 chromosome B05, Araip1.1, whole genome shotgun sequence genomic window:
- the LOC107641340 gene encoding blue-light photoreceptor PHR2-like: MLKVNVDAAVGNINKGGVGVVIRDNLGQVMATTCWAIPFPLKAHETEVYAAYRGMKMAIESCFTNIILESDSMQVVKALKQGKINDSCFGSFIADSLYLIESPPFAVASLSLSFSIILPTHFFLQPKIQTWFSPQQPNTLKVPTQASSLAHLSLSTPTPLSLSSNSINNKLSFILIISHNPLQSPFPLLPHRPFDPLGITALRCAAVVWSRNDLRVHNNETLNTAHNELHSILAIYCFDPSNYGKFSSGFDKTGPFCANFLIQSVSNLRKNLQERGSDLVVRVGKPEIIFVEIVKVVGVVSKKLLLNKLIIVVVFLYVFFSIVAIDSVGGL; encoded by the exons ATGCTGAAAGTTAATGTAGATGCAGCAGTTGGTAATATTAATAAGGGAGGTGTAGGAGTTGTTATTAGAGATAACTTGGGCCAAGTCATGGCAACAACTTGTTGGGCTATTCCCTTCCCCCTTAAGGCCCATGAGACAGAAGTATATGCTGCTTATCGAGGAATGAAGATGGCTATAGAAAGTTGTTTTACAAACATCATTTTGGAGAGTGATAGTATGCAAGTGGTGAAAGCTCTCAAACAAGGAAAGATAAATGATTCTTGTTTTGGTTCCTTCATTGCTGATAGTCTATATTTAATAG aatctccACCATTTGCAGTGGCTTCATTATCCCTCTCTTTCTCCATTATCCTCCCAACTCATTTCTTCCTCCAACCAAAGATCCAAACTTGGTTCTCTCCTCAACAACCCAATACGCTCAAAGTCCCAACCCAAGCTTCTTCTCTCGCCCACCTTTCTCTCTCTACACCAAccccactttctctctcctcaaacTCCATTAACAACAAACTTTCGTTCATCTTAATAATCTCCCACAATCCACTTCAATCCCCTTTCCCTCTTCTCCCCCACCGTCCTTTTGACCCCTTAGGCATCACCGCACTCCGCTGTGCCGCCGTCGTGTGGTCCCGTAACGACCTACGCGTCCACAACAATGAAACCCTAAATACCGCACACAACGAATTACACTCAATCTTAGCTATTTACTGCTTTGACCCTTCAAATTACGGCAAATTCTCTTCAGGATTCGATAAGACCGGTCCTTTTTGTGCCAATTTCTTGATCCAATCGGTTTCAAATCTCAGGAAGAATCTTCAAGAGCGTGGGTCAGATCTCGTTGTCAGGGTTGGGAAACCAGAAATTATTTTTGTTGAGATTGTTAAAGTCGTTGGTGTTGTATCAAAAAAATTGTtgttgaataaattaattattgttgttgtttttctttatgtatttttttctatTGTTGCTATTGATAGTGTTGGTGGATTATGA
- the LOC107641339 gene encoding uncharacterized protein LOC107641339 has product MQTREDAYDHLLLRPFSPGYTIWLRHGKKPVEERSGLRRVDENLVSQVNQMHQMVNEAFNFMMQHGSEDITTIEHAKDNEDVLLYLYEGPSRAAQDFNDLLSDGEQELYHGCSKYSKLSFLVKLYHIKCMRGVSDKAMSMFLNLLRDAFEQAKLPKTVYEARKTIRKLGIEYIKIDACPNDYMMYRGDDENLTRCKKCGCSRWKQKTKKGSIVRLNVPVKRNEKPIAAKTLRYFPLIPRLQRLFMFNKTSSDMLWHKQACNNDGFLRHPRDAEAWKKFDAKYTNFSTNLRNVRLVLASDGFNPFGNMSTKYSIWHVILIPYNLSPWLCMKHTSLILSTLIPRPKIPGNDIDVYLQPLIDELKQLWNVVETYDAKEGNTFKMCAALMWTISDFPGLGSLSGWNTHSGLACPTCNLVAKPHRLKDSQKWCFMGHRHFLNQGHKYGLDQNRFDG; this is encoded by the coding sequence ATGCAAACAAGAGAGGATGCATACGATCATTTATTGTTACGACCATTTTCCCCTGGATATACTATTTGGCTGCGTCATGGTAAGAAGCCGGTTGAAGAGAGATCTGGATTGAGACGAGTAGATGAAAATCTGGTATCCCAAGTGAATCAAATGCACCAAATGGTCAACGAGGCATTCAATTTCATGATGCAACATGGGAGTGAGGACATCACAACAATCGAACATGCAAAAGACAATGAAGACGTGTTACTGTACTTATATGAAGGTCCAAGTCGCGCCGCGCAGGATTTTAACGATCTACTGTCAGATGGAGAGCAGGAGTTATATCACGGATGCTCAAAGTACTCCAAATTATCATTCTTAGTGAAGCTTTATCATATCAAGTGTATGCGTGGTGTGAGTGACAAGGCAATGTCCATGTTTCTTAACTTACTGCGGGACGCATTCGAACAAGCAAAACTTCCAAAGACAGTGTACGAAGCCAGGAAGACAATAAGAAAGTTGGGTATTGAATATATCAAGATAGATGCTTGTCCAAATGATTATATGATGTACCGAGGTGATGATGAGAACTTGACTAGGTGCAAGAAATGTGGATGTTCAAGATGGAAGCAGAAGACTAAAAAGGGCTCTATTGTTAGGCTCAACGTACCTGTGAAGAGAAATGAAAAACCTATAGCAGCCAAGACTCTTCGTTACTTTCCTCTCATACCACGGTTGCAACGATTATTCATGTTCAACAAGACATCAAGTGATATGTTATGGCATAAACAGGCGTGTAATAACGATGGTTTTCTTAGGCATCCAAGGGATGCTGAAGCATGGAAAAAGTTTGATGCAAAGTATACTAATTTTTCGACGAATCTGCGCAATGTTCGCCTAGTCTTGGCGAGTGATGGATTTAATCCCTTTGGGAATATGAGCACAAAGTATTCCATCTGGCATGTGATTCTTATTCCGTATAATCTTTCACCCTGGCTTTGCATGAAACATACATCTCTCATTCTATCCACGCTTATTCCTAGGCCGAAAATACCAGGTAACGATATAGATGTTTACTTGCAGCCTTTGATAGATGAGTTGAAGCAATTATGGAATGTCGTTGAAACGTATGATGCCAAAGAGGGAAACACTTTCAAGATGTGTGCGGCACTGATGTGGACTATCAGCGACTTTCCAGGATTGGGAAGCCTATCTGGCTGGAATACGCACAGTGGGTTAGCCTGTCCTACGTGTAACTTGGTCGCTAAGCCACATCGGCTGAAAGACAGTCAAAAATGGTGTTTCATGGGCCATCGTCATTTTTTGAATCAGGGACACAAATACGGACTAGACCAAAATAGATTTGACGGGTAG
- the LOC107644508 gene encoding uncharacterized protein LOC107644508, whose product MASDSYSVQLTPWICMKQTNFILSMIIPGPKMPGNDIDVYLQPLIHELKQLWAGVDTYDASEKKTFKMRAALMWTISDFPGLGNLSGWNTYGGRACPTCNLDADPRRLTFSQKWCFMGHRRFLNHDHRYRQDRIRFDGNVEDRSPPVKLTGRDILRQLEGVPVTHGKVGAVGGKRRRGQQTVVQDESPWKKRSIFFDLPYWENNEIRHNLDVMHIEKNVCDNIVFTMLNESGKSKDHLKARKDLQLMGIRHDMWPLEGGKYPSAIFTMSNPQKDVFLRTIKNVVFPDGYSSNISRCVDLKQRKLSGLKSHDCHILMEHLIPIASRHTLPTQVSAVLAQLSAFFRLLCSKSIDPHQLPILQDRVVHTLCHMEMIFPPSFFTVMVHLTVHLVEEARLGGPVHYRWMYPIERYLCRLKQYVRNRAQPEGSIAEGYLSEEILTFCSRYLDNVETRINRPTRVDDRLNDALPSEVSSMFPVVGKAAGAASYFTLTATEILQAHRHVLVNCLAVEKFLEEYRAITKRKLRSRTRSQAHIDSVVHREFPNWFRHEVPFGSTSHSNELQWLACGPRAQARRFQAYNVNGFKFRSVSRDEGLKTQNSGVYVTSDTRSYASKRDLNVAVGGVSYYGRLVDIIELNYSGQFNVVLFKCLWADTTSGRGIRQDELGHTCVNFANPIHTGDREDDEPYILASEARLVFYVEDEVDNGWSVVVHVMPRDLFDMGEDYEHCEVDFHPQLCMTSLPEFDVEGLRLTRDEILEESTNDVVEDCDEAASYKDI is encoded by the exons ATGGCTAGTGATTCTTATTCCGTACAACTTACCCCCTGGATTTGCATGAAACAAACCAACTTTATTCTCTCTATGATTATTCCCGGCCCTAAAATGCCTGGCAATGACATAGATGTCTACCTACAACCCCTCATCCATGAGTTGAAGCAGTTGTGGGCCGGTGTTGATACGTACGACGCCTCTGAGAAGAAAACATTTAAGATGCGTGCTGCTTTGATGTGGACTATCAGCGACTTTCCTGGATTAGGCAATTTATCTGGCTGGAATACGTACGGCGGGAGAGCTTGCCCCACGTGCAATTTGGACGCCGATCCGAGGCGACTCACCTTCAGTCAGAAATGGTGTTTCATGGGTCATCGTCGCTTCTTGAATCACGATCACAGATATAGACAGGACCGGATTAGATTTGATGGAAATGTAGAGGATAGATCCCCGCCTGTCAAATTGACTGGCAGGGATATCTTGAGACAGTTGGAGGGTGTGCCAGTCACACACGGCAAGGTGGGCGCGGTGGGCGGTAAAAGAAGGCGCGGACAGCAGACCGTGGTTCAAGACGAGTCTCCCTGGAAAAAGAGGAGTATATTTTTTGATCTCCCATACTGGGAGAACAACGAAATACGCCACAACCTTGACGtgatgcacatagagaagaatgtgTGCGACAACATCGTCTTCACCATGTTAAACGAGAGTGGAAAGTCCAAAGACCACCTAAAGGCTCGAAAAGATCTCCAGTTGATGGGAATCAGGCATGATATGTGGCCACTTGAAGGTGGAAAGTATCCTTCTGCAATCTTTACCATGTCTAATCCACAGAAGGATGTCTTTCTTCGGACCATCAAGAATGTGGTCTTCCCAGACGGGTACTCCAGCAACATCTCTCGTTGTGTTGATTTAAAACAGCGCAAGTTATCGGGTTTGAAGAGTCATGACTGCCACATTCTAATGGAGCATCTAATTCCAATTGCGTCAAGACACACATTGCCCACCCAAGTGTCCGCCGTCTTGGCTCAGTTATCAGCCTTTTTTCGACTACTATGCAGCAAATCCATAGATCCTCATCAACTCCCTATCCTTCAGGATCGTGTGGTCCACACACTATGCCACATGGAGATGATATTTCCACCATCCTTTTTCACAGTCATGGTTCATCTAACGGTTCATTTGGTCGAGGAGGCACGCCTCGGTGGCCCAGTGCATTACCGGTGGATGTACCCAATTGAGAG GTACCTATGTCGTCTCAAGCAGTACGTGCGTAATAGGGCACAACCGGAGGGATCTATTGCAGAGGGCTACCTGTCAGAAGAGATTCTCACATTCTGTTCAAGATATCTAGATAATGTCGAGACTAGGATCAACCGACCGACGCGGGTTGACGATCGGCTGAATGATGCCCTGCCCAGTGAGGTTTCTAGCATGTTCCCAGTAGTTGGAAAGGCGGCCGGGGCTGCTTCATATTTTACTTTGACAGCCACTGAGATCCTTCAAGCACATCGTCATGTACTGGTCAATTGCCTTGCTGTTGAGAAATTTTTGGA GGAGTACAGAGCCATCACAAAGAGAAAACTGCGAAGTAGAACGAGGTCCCAGGCTCACATAGATAGTGTGGTGCACAGAGAATTCCCCAACTGGTTCAGGCATGAG GTCCCATTCGGAAGCACCAGTCATTCGAACGAGTTGCAGTGGCTTGCCTGTGGGCCCCGTGCTCAGGCCAGACGCTTTCAAGCTTACAACGTCAATGGATTTAAATTTAGATCCGTCTCAAGGGATGAAGGGCTGAAAACACAAAATAGCGGGGTTTATGTCACTTCAGATACCCGGAGTTATGCAAGCAAACGGGATCTCAATGTTGCCGTTGGCGGTGTCTCGTACTACGGGAGATTAGTAGACATCATCGAGCTAAATTATAGTGGTCAGTTCAATGTAGTCTTGTTCAAATGTCTCTGGGCAGACACCACGTCGGGCAGAGGCATACGACAAGACGAGTTGGGTCATACCTGTGTCAATTTTGCCAATCCGATTCACACCGGTGATCGAGAAGACGATGAGCCGTACATCCTAGCATCTGAGGCGCGTCTTGTGTTCTACGTGGAGGATGAGGTGGACAACGGGTGGAGTGTAGTAGTCCATGTGATGCCAAGAGATTTGTTTGACATGGGCGAAGATTATGAACATTGTGAAGTCGACTTTCATCCCCAGTTGTGTATGACTAGCTTGCCTGAATTTGATGTCGAAGGCTTGCGGTTGACAAGAGATGAGATTTTAGAGGAGTCCACAAATGACGTGGTTGAGGATTGTGATGAGGCCGCCTCATATAAAGATATCTAG